In Triticum urartu cultivar G1812 chromosome 6, Tu2.1, whole genome shotgun sequence, the following proteins share a genomic window:
- the LOC125516061 gene encoding histone H4 gives MSGRGKGGKGLGKGGAKRHRKVLRDNIQGITKPAIRRLARRGGVKRISGLIYEETRGVLKIFLENVIRDAVTYTEHARRKTVTAMDVVYALKRQGRTLYGFGG, from the coding sequence ATGTCGGGCCGCGGCAAGGGAGGGAAGGGGCTGGGCAAGGGCGGCGCCAAGCGCCACCGGAAGGTGCTGCGCGACAACATCCAGGGCATCACCAAGCCGGCCATCCGCCGTCTGGCTCGCCGTGGAGGCGTGAAGCGCATCTCGGGGCTCATCTACGAGGAGACCCGGGGCGTGCTCAAGATCTTCCTCGAGAACGTCATCCGCGATGCCGTCACCTACACCGAGCACGCCCGCCGCAAGACCGTCACCGCCATGGACGTCGTCTACGCCCTCAAGCGCCAGGGACGCACCCTCTACGGATTCGGCGGCTAG